The window GGCTGAACGGCCGCCCCGCCCGCGTCTCCGAGTGCGACGACCTGCGCGACGCGCGCCTCGTGACGAGCGGCCTCGAGCACTGGCGCGACCGCTCCACCGACGAGGACCGCGCCGGCTTCGACCGCCTGCTGCGCGCCACCCGTTTCGCCCGCACCTGGGGCGACGCCTACGGCTACTTCCTGGTGGCGACGGGCCGCATGGACCTCCTCTGCGACCCCATCTCCGGTGCGTACTGGGACTACGCCCCCATGAACGTCATCCTGCGCGAATCCGGCGGCCGCTACACCCAATTCGACGGCACCCCCGTCGGCGCCTGGACCCCGGCCCTCGCCACCAACGGCCGCCTGCACGACGCGGCGGCGGGGGTGTTGCGGGGGTAGAGGCCGGCGAGTGAACTCGCAGCAACAACAGCACAAAGTCCGCCTTCGCGGACTCGCGGGCGGGATTCGCCTGTTTCCCACAACCCCGTCGCCGCCGCCGCACCGTAGGGGCGCGATTCATCGCGCCCGCCCTCTCCCGCACACGAACTCCCGCCCTCGAAACCGATCCCGTAGGGGCAGCCCCGCGTGGCTGCCCGTGCCACGGGAATGCACCGTCCCCCGCCATCCCACGCGGCGTTCGAGGTGCCCCGTTCCCAAAGCCCCGCGTACCAGAGCGAATAAATTCGCCGTTGGAACCACGCGAAGTCCGCCTTCGCGGACTGGCCGCGGCCTACGAGCCCACTTCAGTGGGCTTCGCGTAGTTCCAGCCGGGGGATTCATCCCCCGGTGCTGTTCGGGACCCAACCGGATTCGCCACCCTCACCCCCCTCGATCCACCAGCCTCCGCACCAGATCCAGCTTCCCCGCAACCTCCCCATCCAGCAGGTGCGCCTCGATTCCATCGAACTCCCCCGCGCGAAAGGTGCGCTCGATTCGCCCCGCGGACAGCAGGTGCACCGCGTCGCAGCCGGTGGTGAGCGAGGCGAGGATGTGCGAGGTGAGGAGCACCGTGTGCCCCGCGTCCGCCAGCTCGCGGAAGAGACGGGTGAGGATCTGGTTCGTTTCCAAGTCGAGCCCGTTGAACGGCTCGTCCAGGATGAGCACCGGCCGTCCCAGGCTCAGCACCCCCAGCAGCGCCAGCTTCTTCCGCATCCCGAGCGAGTACGTCTCCACCAAGCGCTCCAGCGGGAGGTCGAAGACGCGATTCCACTCCGCGACGTCGAAGCCGGCGTGGCCCGCGCGAAAGACGCCCAGGTACTCCCGCCCCGTGATCTTGGGGTAGAAGAAGCTCTGCGCGGGGAGGTATCCCACCACCTCGCGGCTGCGCAGCGGCTCGCCACGGAAGCGGATGACGCCTCCGCTCGGACGCACGAAGCCGTAGAGCGCATCCAGCAGCGTCGTCTTGCCTGCGCCGTTGCGGCCGGCGAGGCCGTGGACCTGCCCGCCATCCACCACGAGGTCGACGCCGTTCAGCACCGGCGTTGATCCGTAGCGCACGGTCAGCTTCTCAATCGAGATCATCCAGGTAGGCGCCGAGGTTGACCACGCCGATCCGCCAGAACCGGAACAGCAGAAACGCCGCCACCGGGGGCAGCGCCAGCGACGCCGTGAGCACCAGCACCGCGAGCGGACCGACCACGGCCGCCCGTCCTCCCTCGCGGTACACGGCGTACTTGGTGAGGATGGCCCCTGCGACGATCGCGGCGCTCCCCGCGAGCACCAGTGCCAGCATGCCGGCGAGCGCGGGGTGCCGCACCATGAACAGCACGACGAGCGGCAGGCAGAGCGCCGCGTACAGCGCCAGCCCCTGCATCACCTTGAAGCGCAGAAGCTCCGCCGCCGGCCGCCGAAACGCCTCCAGCAGCTCGTGCCCCTCGCCGTCCAGGTAGAACAGCGAGACGCACCAGGCGAGCAGCACGATCCCTCCGAGCGCCACGGCAGGGTACCCGGAAAGCACCGCGGCAGCCAGGTAGGCGACCGTGATCGCGCCGCCGTAGCGCCTCACCCCCGAGGTCCACTCGAACGCGCGGGCGGGGAGGGGGAGCCGCTGCACCGGCCGGCTCCGGCTCCACGTCACCAGCCGCTGGGCTCCTCCGGCCGGGAGCCACGCAAGGAGCAGCGGAGCACCCGCGCTCGCGGCTAGGAGGGCGGGGACGGGCGCGATCAGGCCAAGGAGCCAGAAGGGGAGCGAAAGGGTGATGTACTCCAGCAGATAGGTGCGATGCGGGTCGCGGCCGGCGAGCCTCAGGAAGCGCGCATCCTGGCGGCCCGTGTGCACGAGGGCGAGCAGGACGATCTGCGCCGCGAGGATGGCGCGGGAGCCCCGCGCGCTCCCCATCCACCCCCAGAGCCGGTAGCCGCCCATCGCGAGCAGGAGCGCGAAGAGGAGCGCCGTCCCCGGCTCCGCGCGCGCGAGGCCGGCCAAGGCGCGCCGCAGGGTGCGAACGTGCAGGACGAGGATGTCAGGCATCATCGTCTTCGAAGGGCGGCTCCTCCACCAGCGGCGCGCCGCCGATCCACACAACGCGCACCACGTCGCCGGCGCGAGGGCCGGGGCCGGGCGGGATCAGCGCCAGCCCATCGGCCGCGGCGAGGGAGCTGGAGACGCCGGAGCTCTGCGAGCCGGTGAGGCGCGCGTGGAAGTGGCGGTCCTCCTCGCGCCGGATGGAGACGCGGGGGAAGTGCATCAGCTCGCCGCGCATGGGGTAGGCGTTGTCCAGCACCGCGTACCTCCAGGGCGCGTGGATGCGGGTGCGGCCGCACATGCGCATGAGGGCGGGGCGGACGAAGAGCTCGAACGTGACGCCGGTGGAGACCGGGTTCCCCGGCAGCCCGAACCAGGGGATGCCGCCGAGCGCACCCACCCGCCCGAACGCCATCGCCGAGCCGGGGCGGATGCGCACGCGCCAGAAAGCCACCGCGGTGTCCAGCTCCGCCATCACGCGCCGCACGTGGTCGTGCTCGCCCACGCTGATGCCGGCGGTGGTGATGACGGCGTCGCACCCGCGCGCGCGCTCGAGGTGCTCGCGTAGAGCCGCGGGGTCGTCCGGCGCGATGCCCAGGACGCGCGCCTCCAGCCCCGCCTCCGCGAGGGCGGCGGCGAGCGAGTAGCTGTTGGAGGAGACGATGCGCCGCCCGGCCTCCACCTCCGCGAACTCCTCCACCGGCACCAGCTCGTCGCCCGAGGCGAGCACGGCGACGACGGGGCGCCGCACCACCCGTAGCCGCGCCCTCCCCAGCGACGCGGCCACGCCGATCTCCGCCGCGCGCAGCACGGAGCCGG of the Longimicrobium sp. genome contains:
- a CDS encoding ATP-binding cassette domain-containing protein — protein: MISIEKLTVRYGSTPVLNGVDLVVDGGQVHGLAGRNGAGKTTLLDALYGFVRPSGGVIRFRGEPLRSREVVGYLPAQSFFYPKITGREYLGVFRAGHAGFDVAEWNRVFDLPLERLVETYSLGMRKKLALLGVLSLGRPVLILDEPFNGLDLETNQILTRLFRELADAGHTVLLTSHILASLTTGCDAVHLLSAGRIERTFRAGEFDGIEAHLLDGEVAGKLDLVRRLVDRGG
- the glp gene encoding gephyrin-like molybdotransferase Glp; translated protein: MSAERPADWLSASEALRAILGGVAPLEAVERPLLDALGSVLAEDVSSTVDLPPWDNSAMDGFAVRAEDVRGASSARPVVLRVVDDVPAGRFAARPVGPGEAIRIMTGAPVPDGADGVIRVEHTDGGSGIGTAEGRVSILSDADAGRNVRPRGEDVRRGAVVLRAGSVLRAAEIGVAASLGRARLRVVRRPVVAVLASGDELVPVEEFAEVEAGRRIVSSNSYSLAAALAEAGLEARVLGIAPDDPAALREHLERARGCDAVITTAGISVGEHDHVRRVMAELDTAVAFWRVRIRPGSAMAFGRVGALGGIPWFGLPGNPVSTGVTFELFVRPALMRMCGRTRIHAPWRYAVLDNAYPMRGELMHFPRVSIRREEDRHFHARLTGSQSSGVSSSLAAADGLALIPPGPGPRAGDVVRVVWIGGAPLVEEPPFEDDDA